In the genome of Deinococcus aquiradiocola, one region contains:
- a CDS encoding sulfite exporter TauE/SafE family protein has product MILAVLAIGLLAGVLGAILGLGGGVVVVPALEFVLPYFGHKISITQAVAVSQIGVLAVGLAGTAGYLRQGLIRARTGYLLSPYTILGGVLGSWLGLRLPARVVATVFAVLLLYSAYNLLRGLKRVEVEREPSRLVPPAMTFSGVMSGLLGIGGGTVQVPVMNLLGGIPIRQAIATSTFIMGLTAVANALVYSASGQLDYRVAAAVALGVLVGARGGTVLAARISAQNLKLFFSLLLIFTALQLLYKYWVAGGTA; this is encoded by the coding sequence GTGATACTCGCAGTGCTCGCGATCGGGCTCCTGGCCGGCGTGCTGGGCGCCATTCTCGGCCTGGGCGGCGGTGTGGTGGTGGTGCCCGCCCTGGAATTCGTCCTCCCTTACTTCGGGCACAAGATCAGCATCACACAGGCGGTCGCCGTGTCGCAGATCGGGGTGCTGGCCGTCGGGCTGGCCGGAACGGCCGGGTACCTGCGGCAGGGCCTGATCCGCGCCCGGACCGGGTACCTGCTGTCGCCGTACACCATTCTGGGCGGCGTGCTGGGCAGCTGGCTGGGCCTGCGCCTGCCCGCCCGGGTCGTCGCGACGGTCTTCGCAGTGCTGCTGCTGTACAGCGCGTACAACCTGCTGCGCGGCCTGAAGCGCGTGGAGGTGGAGCGCGAACCGAGCCGGCTCGTGCCGCCCGCCATGACCTTCTCGGGCGTCATGAGCGGCCTGCTCGGTATCGGGGGCGGGACGGTGCAGGTGCCGGTCATGAACCTGCTGGGCGGCATTCCCATCCGGCAGGCCATTGCGACCAGTACCTTCATCATGGGGCTCACGGCGGTCGCGAACGCGCTCGTGTACAGCGCGAGCGGCCAGCTGGACTACCGCGTGGCGGCCGCCGTCGCGCTCGGCGTGCTGGTCGGCGCGCGTGGCGGCACGGTCCTCGCGGCGCGGATCAGCGCGCAGAACCTCAAGCTGTTCTTCAGCCTGCTGCTGATCTTCACGGCGCTGCAGCTGCTGTACAAGTACTGGGTGGCCGGGGGGACCGCGTGA
- a CDS encoding S41 family peptidase, giving the protein MPPLRFAAPLLRGLLAGLTLSGPALASPATDLFQKASSLLLGEYYGWSTTDRPALVQQYRTVLDARCAPLGDTCDYSEGRAVVKDMLAQLHDEHTGIRDAEGAERLREVQEDLTVPRTGLRVTRTPLGLLVVGVLPGSPADTAGLHRFDLVTQVNGSVTAGDSADPIAFVRLERQGNPVTLRVQQPGQPPRDLNVPTAPLKARDVPVLGWRDVPGGRVAVIQYPTFLPGDSADLFRRALAQAQAGGAAALVVDLRANGGGRLDQCVQAASVFRPAYYQARTPQPGRPADTAPVTSTEYAAYDGQAMPGSSVRHLLDRPGGDLRGLWHGPAAVLIDASTASCAEVFGYFAHQAGALLVGEPSRGVMNSGVYFYPLPDHGVMSVTSLRAYDLGGNPLPDHLQPDLPVTPDLEALTVRGEDRQLQAALAALQGRLGTAVRQP; this is encoded by the coding sequence GTGCCCCCCCTCAGATTCGCCGCGCCGCTGCTGCGCGGGCTGCTGGCTGGCCTGACCCTCAGCGGGCCCGCCCTCGCGAGCCCCGCCACCGACCTCTTCCAGAAGGCCAGCAGCCTGCTCCTGGGCGAATACTACGGCTGGTCCACCACCGACCGGCCCGCCCTGGTGCAGCAGTACCGGACCGTCCTCGACGCGCGCTGCGCGCCGCTCGGCGACACCTGCGACTACAGTGAGGGCCGCGCGGTCGTCAAGGACATGCTCGCGCAGCTGCACGACGAGCACACCGGCATCCGTGACGCCGAGGGCGCCGAACGCCTGCGCGAGGTGCAGGAGGACCTGACCGTGCCCCGTACCGGCCTGCGCGTCACGCGCACCCCGCTCGGCCTGCTGGTGGTGGGCGTCCTTCCCGGCAGTCCCGCCGACACGGCCGGCCTGCACCGCTTCGACCTCGTCACGCAGGTGAACGGCAGCGTCACGGCGGGCGACAGCGCCGATCCCATCGCCTTCGTGCGCCTGGAACGTCAGGGGAACCCCGTCACGCTGCGCGTGCAGCAGCCCGGCCAGCCGCCCCGCGACCTGAACGTCCCCACCGCGCCCCTCAAGGCGCGGGACGTGCCGGTCCTGGGCTGGCGCGACGTGCCGGGCGGCCGCGTGGCCGTCATCCAGTACCCGACGTTCCTGCCGGGCGACAGCGCCGACCTGTTCCGCCGCGCGCTCGCGCAGGCGCAGGCGGGCGGCGCGGCCGCCCTGGTGGTGGACCTGCGCGCCAACGGCGGCGGCCGCCTCGACCAGTGCGTGCAGGCCGCCAGCGTCTTCCGGCCCGCGTACTACCAGGCGCGCACGCCGCAGCCGGGCCGCCCTGCCGACACGGCCCCCGTCACCAGCACCGAGTACGCCGCGTACGACGGTCAGGCGATGCCGGGCAGCAGCGTCCGGCACCTGCTCGACCGGCCCGGCGGGGACCTGCGGGGCCTGTGGCACGGCCCGGCCGCCGTCCTGATCGACGCCAGCACCGCGTCGTGCGCGGAGGTGTTCGGGTACTTCGCGCATCAGGCGGGCGCGCTGCTGGTGGGCGAACCGAGCCGGGGCGTCATGAACAGCGGCGTGTACTTCTACCCGCTGCCGGACCACGGCGTGATGAGCGTCACCAGCCTGCGCGCCTACGACCTGGGCGGGAACCCCCTGCCGGACCACCTGCAGCCGGACCTGCCGGTCACGCCGGACCTCGAGGCGCTCACCGTGCGCGGCGAGGACCGGCAGCTGCAGGCGGCGCTCGCGGCCCTGCAGGGCCGCCTGGGCACGGCCGTCCGGCAGCCCTGA
- a CDS encoding HD-GYP domain-containing protein, whose translation MFKRKPVPAAPPAPAPAASTSESDVSRVLAELLARPTQESVLDGALAYTASLVGGRVHGLGILRRGQDRVGAVLGYPRDLMGVTLSGPWSAGRMRLLEGGARELYDANGPDVTELLDQAGMRGVGLSLVVPIVDRGRHLGALLLDRPEGGAIAPGQQEAVGRFAAAVGPLMGLIDGRDEWRQAAKHITATVIEAMESRDFDSLGHARSVADVAVRLGRGIGLAGRELDEVWYAATLHDVGKIQGESGHALVGANLLQGVTALSEAERGVRHHHERWDGQGEPDRLTGEDIPLYARLVAVANAYVRLGDVKRVQAQSGKALDPRLVAMLEKIVVQEGPL comes from the coding sequence GTGTTCAAGCGTAAACCAGTTCCGGCCGCCCCTCCCGCACCCGCTCCCGCTGCGTCCACCAGTGAGAGCGACGTCAGCCGCGTGCTGGCCGAACTGCTTGCCAGACCCACCCAGGAGAGCGTGCTGGACGGTGCGCTGGCGTACACGGCCTCGCTGGTCGGGGGGCGCGTGCACGGCCTGGGCATCCTGCGGCGCGGTCAGGACCGCGTGGGGGCCGTGCTCGGCTACCCGCGCGACCTGATGGGCGTGACCCTGAGCGGGCCGTGGTCGGCGGGCCGCATGCGGCTGCTGGAGGGCGGCGCGCGCGAACTGTACGACGCGAACGGCCCGGACGTGACGGAGCTGCTCGATCAGGCCGGGATGCGCGGCGTGGGCCTGTCGCTGGTGGTGCCGATCGTGGACCGTGGGCGGCACCTGGGCGCGCTGCTGCTCGACCGGCCGGAGGGCGGCGCCATCGCGCCCGGACAGCAGGAGGCGGTGGGGCGCTTCGCGGCGGCCGTCGGTCCGCTGATGGGCCTGATCGACGGGCGGGACGAGTGGCGGCAGGCGGCCAAGCACATCACGGCCACCGTGATCGAGGCGATGGAGAGCCGCGACTTCGACTCGCTGGGGCACGCGCGGTCCGTGGCGGACGTGGCCGTGCGCCTGGGGCGCGGCATCGGACTGGCGGGCCGCGAGCTGGACGAGGTGTGGTACGCCGCGACGCTGCACGACGTCGGCAAGATCCAGGGCGAGAGCGGGCACGCGCTGGTCGGCGCGAACCTGCTGCAGGGCGTCACGGCGCTCAGCGAGGCGGAGCGCGGCGTGCGGCACCACCACGAACGCTGGGACGGGCAGGGCGAACCGGACCGCCTGACCGGCGAGGACATCCCGCTGTACGCGCGGCTCGTGGCAGTCGCGAACGCCTACGTGCGCCTGGGGGACGTGAAGCGCGTGCAGGCGCAGTCCGGCAAGGCGCTCGACCCGAGGCTGGTGGCGATGCTGGAAAAGATCGTCGTGCAGGAAGGCCCGCTCTGA
- a CDS encoding YkgJ family cysteine cluster protein: MTSSPPDQRLTRAVARAYERYAEQAGAWTRRFTAQGGTVHCRSGCVHCCDFPVRVSLAEALLTASQLNGTQLDAMRARAAQVIRNARTAGSWDEYFQRHRREIGYCPLLDQTTGACTAYDVRPTRCRDTFSALSAHYCRVGTLEHLNRQERAEYTREVRANPATDGLSHYIAPLEDMSEPVWTTATREMRQAWGMEVWGDFWVLTTLTQDGPFMDAVRAGQAARATKRARTLGLWNAEIVEIG, translated from the coding sequence ATGACTTCCTCCCCTCCAGACCAGCGGCTCACGCGGGCCGTCGCGCGCGCGTACGAACGGTACGCCGAGCAGGCGGGCGCGTGGACGCGGCGCTTCACGGCGCAGGGCGGCACCGTCCACTGCCGCAGCGGCTGCGTGCACTGCTGCGACTTCCCCGTCCGCGTGAGCCTCGCCGAGGCGCTCCTCACGGCCTCCCAGCTGAACGGCACGCAGCTGGACGCCATGCGGGCCCGCGCGGCCCAGGTGATCCGCAACGCGCGCACGGCCGGCAGCTGGGACGAATACTTCCAGCGGCACCGCCGCGAGATCGGGTACTGCCCGCTGCTGGACCAGACGACAGGCGCGTGCACCGCGTACGACGTGCGCCCCACCCGCTGCCGCGACACCTTCAGCGCCCTGAGCGCCCACTACTGCCGCGTGGGAACGCTGGAGCACCTGAACCGCCAGGAGCGGGCCGAGTACACCCGCGAGGTGCGCGCGAACCCCGCCACGGACGGCCTGAGTCACTACATCGCGCCGCTGGAGGACATGAGCGAACCGGTCTGGACGACCGCCACGCGCGAGATGCGGCAGGCGTGGGGCATGGAGGTGTGGGGAGACTTCTGGGTGCTGACGACCCTCACGCAGGACGGGCCGTTCATGGACGCCGTGCGGGCCGGGCAGGCGGCACGCGCCACGAAGCGTGCCCGGACGCTTGGCCTGTGGAACGCCGAGATCGTCGAGATCGGCTGA
- a CDS encoding putative bifunctional diguanylate cyclase/phosphodiesterase translates to MTWHRRKWREPDSIRTRVLLGLLALGGVCLAVLAFLLQPAVVALFDRQEAQQTERDTRRAATYLQSQVTDLARLAINWAVWDDAYTYVQTGRRAFETSNFVPGTYQSMDLNLLAYVALDGRVISRRGYDLQRRQESPPSDRLLGAVVKPGTLAALDRPGTHREGFVYLPARAGQPGETWLVTLRPVTHSDERGPVRGVILMARQITPRVVTMYRQNLQLTLDLIPQPGTSALSEGSGVTVHVQDRHSIQGRTVLNDLNGQPSLLLRVTDDRGTHLIGVSTALAVLLATGAAMVLFALLTAHLLETQVLARLAVYQRVIRHLNDLPVTTLLSRPPEQRERLPVRGQDELDHLGMAFNGFLDEIDSGRERLVWQAQHDDLTGLPNRQLFSERVMMRLEQGLPLSVALIDLNHFKNVNDTLGHHVGDEVLQAVAGRLARRLSAQGVVARLGGDEFAVLLPQGPQVAARTLLPVLQALTTPIATGAGEVRLSGSAGLTGLGVAARSGMVGQDAWVTLLREADVAMYEAKRTGLPIVPFDPALLASVEERIRLEHALETAIERQELRLVYQVIVALDEARPGVSPVVANVEALLRWNSPELGEVAPFAFIPLAEENGRIHALGTWVLDAALEFARRQPGLRVAVNVSAAQLGDDDLVTTVLNALQRSGVQPSQLELEVTETAVLRDLAGATERLAQLHAHGVWITLDDFGTGHSSLAVLCSLPIQKVKLDRFFLKTSLHDPRSEAVLRAMLAMARDLNLAVVAEGIETPEQCEALRRLGFRLGQGYLFGQPLEEAEALKLPVPAPRPG, encoded by the coding sequence ATGACTTGGCACAGGCGCAAGTGGCGAGAACCAGACAGCATCCGCACGCGGGTGCTGCTGGGCCTGCTGGCGCTGGGAGGCGTCTGTCTGGCGGTCCTGGCCTTCCTGCTGCAGCCTGCCGTCGTGGCGCTCTTCGACCGGCAGGAGGCGCAGCAGACGGAGCGCGACACGCGCCGTGCCGCCACGTACCTGCAGTCGCAGGTGACGGACCTCGCGCGGCTCGCCATCAACTGGGCCGTGTGGGACGACGCGTACACCTACGTGCAGACGGGGCGCCGCGCCTTCGAGACCTCGAATTTCGTGCCGGGCACGTACCAGTCGATGGACCTCAACCTGCTCGCGTACGTGGCCCTGGACGGGCGGGTCATCAGCCGCCGCGGCTACGACCTGCAGCGCCGCCAGGAGAGTCCGCCCAGCGACCGCCTGCTCGGTGCGGTCGTGAAGCCCGGCACGCTCGCCGCACTGGACCGCCCCGGCACGCACCGGGAGGGCTTCGTGTACCTGCCTGCCAGGGCCGGACAGCCGGGCGAGACGTGGCTGGTCACGCTGCGGCCCGTCACGCACAGCGACGAGCGTGGCCCCGTGCGCGGCGTGATCCTGATGGCCCGTCAGATCACGCCGCGCGTCGTCACGATGTACCGGCAGAACCTGCAGCTCACGCTGGACCTGATCCCCCAGCCGGGCACGTCCGCCCTGTCGGAAGGGTCCGGCGTGACGGTGCACGTGCAGGACCGCCACAGCATCCAGGGCCGCACCGTCCTGAACGACCTGAACGGCCAGCCGTCCCTGCTGCTGCGCGTCACCGACGACCGCGGCACGCACCTGATCGGGGTGTCCACCGCGCTCGCCGTGCTGCTCGCGACAGGCGCCGCGATGGTGCTCTTCGCGCTGCTCACCGCGCACCTGCTCGAAACGCAGGTGCTCGCGCGGCTCGCCGTGTACCAGCGCGTGATCCGGCACCTGAACGACCTGCCCGTCACCACGCTCCTCTCCCGCCCGCCGGAGCAGCGCGAACGCCTGCCTGTCCGTGGCCAGGACGAACTCGATCATCTGGGGATGGCCTTCAACGGCTTTCTCGACGAGATCGACAGTGGACGCGAACGGCTGGTGTGGCAGGCGCAGCACGACGACCTGACCGGCCTCCCCAACCGGCAGCTGTTCTCGGAGCGCGTCATGATGCGGCTGGAGCAGGGCCTGCCGCTCAGCGTGGCGCTCATCGACCTGAACCACTTCAAGAACGTCAACGACACGCTCGGGCACCATGTGGGGGACGAGGTGCTGCAGGCGGTGGCAGGCAGGCTCGCGCGGCGACTCTCGGCGCAGGGCGTGGTGGCCCGGCTGGGCGGCGACGAGTTCGCGGTGCTGCTTCCGCAGGGCCCACAGGTGGCCGCGAGGACCCTCCTGCCCGTCCTGCAGGCCCTCACGACGCCCATCGCGACGGGTGCAGGCGAGGTGCGCCTGAGCGGTTCGGCCGGCCTGACGGGGCTCGGCGTGGCCGCCCGGTCCGGCATGGTCGGGCAGGACGCCTGGGTGACGCTGCTGCGGGAGGCGGACGTCGCCATGTACGAAGCGAAACGCACGGGTCTGCCCATCGTGCCGTTCGACCCGGCGCTCCTCGCGAGCGTCGAGGAACGCATCCGGCTGGAACACGCGCTCGAAACGGCCATCGAACGGCAGGAACTGCGCCTCGTGTATCAGGTGATCGTGGCGCTGGACGAGGCGCGGCCCGGCGTGTCGCCCGTCGTCGCGAACGTGGAGGCGCTGCTGCGCTGGAACAGCCCGGAGCTGGGCGAGGTCGCGCCGTTCGCCTTCATTCCGCTGGCGGAGGAGAACGGCCGCATTCACGCCCTCGGAACGTGGGTGCTGGACGCCGCCCTGGAGTTCGCGCGCCGCCAGCCGGGCCTGCGCGTGGCCGTCAACGTAAGCGCCGCGCAGCTGGGAGACGACGACCTCGTGACGACCGTGCTGAACGCCCTGCAGCGCTCCGGGGTGCAGCCGTCCCAGCTGGAGCTGGAGGTCACGGAGACGGCGGTGCTGCGCGACCTCGCGGGTGCCACGGAGCGCCTCGCGCAGCTGCACGCGCACGGCGTCTGGATCACGCTCGACGATTTCGGGACGGGGCACTCCAGCCTCGCGGTGCTGTGCAGTCTGCCCATCCAGAAGGTCAAGCTCGACCGGTTCTTCCTGAAGACCAGCCTGCACGACCCGCGCAGCGAGGCGGTGCTGCGCGCCATGCTCGCCATGGCCCGCGACCTGAACCTCGCCGTGGTGGCCGAAGGCATCGAGACGCCCGAGCAGTGCGAGGCCCTTCGGCGCCTGGGCTTCCGGCTCGGTCAGGGCTACCTGTTCGGGCAGCCGCTGGAGGAGGCCGAAGCCCTGAAGCTGCCCGTCCCCGCCCCGCGTCCCGGCTGA
- a CDS encoding electron transfer flavoprotein subunit alpha/FixB family protein: protein MILIVAEHAAGKLSKSSLEMVNAARESGREGPVTLLVLGQGVADVANDAARYADQVLVGDSAALAQYSPELWAAAAAQIAREGEASTVVIGGSRSGREYAPRVAVKLDAPYLEDAISLKADGDTLNAQRYTYLARVTETVSASGPVVVVTAKPGSFAPAGPLAAAGEQYDVDLDLPAARVTVTGKTVEKSSRVALTEADVIVTGGRGVGNPDNFATYVEGLADSIGAGVGATRAVVDAGWRPYAEQVGQTGKTVQPKAYIALGVSGAVQHLSGMGKSKFIVAINKDAEAPIFKVADYGIVGDVNEIVPALIAASRA, encoded by the coding sequence ATGATTCTGATTGTCGCTGAACACGCTGCAGGCAAGCTCTCCAAGAGCAGTCTCGAAATGGTGAACGCCGCGCGCGAGTCGGGCCGTGAAGGTCCCGTCACGCTGCTCGTGCTGGGTCAGGGCGTCGCCGACGTCGCCAACGACGCTGCACGTTACGCCGATCAGGTGCTCGTGGGGGACAGCGCGGCCCTCGCGCAGTACAGCCCGGAACTGTGGGCGGCGGCCGCCGCGCAGATCGCCCGTGAGGGCGAGGCGAGCACCGTCGTCATCGGCGGGAGCCGCTCGGGCCGCGAGTACGCGCCGCGCGTCGCCGTGAAACTCGACGCGCCGTACCTGGAGGACGCCATCAGCCTGAAGGCGGACGGCGACACCCTCAACGCGCAGCGCTACACGTACCTCGCGCGCGTGACCGAGACGGTCAGCGCGTCCGGCCCGGTGGTCGTCGTGACCGCCAAGCCCGGATCGTTCGCGCCCGCCGGTCCGCTCGCGGCGGCCGGTGAGCAGTACGACGTGGACCTCGACCTGCCCGCCGCGCGCGTCACCGTGACCGGCAAGACCGTCGAGAAGTCCAGCCGCGTGGCGCTCACCGAGGCGGACGTGATCGTGACGGGCGGACGCGGCGTCGGCAACCCCGACAACTTCGCCACGTACGTCGAGGGCCTCGCGGACAGCATCGGGGCGGGCGTCGGCGCGACGCGCGCCGTGGTGGACGCGGGCTGGCGCCCCTACGCCGAGCAGGTCGGACAGACCGGCAAGACCGTGCAGCCCAAGGCGTACATCGCGCTGGGCGTGTCGGGTGCCGTGCAGCACCTGTCCGGCATGGGCAAGAGCAAGTTCATCGTCGCGATCAACAAGGACGCCGAAGCGCCGATCTTCAAGGTCGCGGACTACGGCATCGTGGGCGACGTGAACGAGATCGTGCCCGCCCTGATCGCCGCCAGCCGCGCCTGA
- a CDS encoding electron transfer flavoprotein subunit beta/FixA family protein, with protein MKILTLVRQVPDAEARVKVSGTAVDLEGTTLVMDGMDEYGVEEALRLREAGGVEEVVALAVGPKRSEDALRTALAMGADRAVHVETDTRLDAVALSRVVAQVAQQEGVQLILVGGQEADWDSQALGAATAERLGWPQLTWVNELKVDGAQITGRHDVDEGNESFQAPLPAVVSTQQGLNEPRYPTLPNIMKAKKKELRKDTLDTYGAVPSVQFVGAEIQSRARLNKLIDGKDPSAAASELLNLLRNEAKVIA; from the coding sequence ATGAAGATATTGACGCTGGTTCGGCAGGTGCCGGACGCCGAGGCGCGTGTGAAGGTAAGCGGCACGGCGGTGGACCTGGAAGGCACGACCCTGGTGATGGACGGCATGGACGAGTACGGCGTGGAGGAAGCCCTGCGCCTGCGCGAGGCGGGCGGCGTCGAGGAAGTCGTCGCGCTCGCCGTGGGACCCAAACGCAGTGAGGACGCCCTGCGCACCGCACTCGCCATGGGCGCCGACCGCGCCGTGCACGTCGAGACGGACACCCGCCTGGACGCCGTGGCGCTCAGCCGCGTGGTGGCGCAGGTGGCGCAGCAGGAGGGTGTGCAGCTCATCCTGGTGGGCGGACAGGAGGCCGACTGGGACTCGCAGGCGCTGGGCGCTGCGACTGCCGAACGCCTCGGGTGGCCGCAGCTCACCTGGGTCAACGAACTCAAGGTGGACGGCGCGCAGATCACGGGCCGCCACGACGTGGACGAAGGCAACGAGAGCTTCCAGGCGCCCCTCCCGGCCGTGGTGAGCACCCAGCAGGGCCTCAACGAGCCGCGCTACCCGACGCTGCCGAACATCATGAAGGCCAAGAAGAAGGAACTCCGCAAGGACACGCTCGACACGTACGGCGCGGTCCCCAGCGTGCAGTTCGTGGGCGCCGAGATCCAGAGCCGCGCCCGCCTCAACAAGCTCATCGACGGCAAAGACCCGTCCGCGGCCGCCAGCGAACTGCTGAACCTGCTGCGCAACGAAGCGAAGGTGATCGCGTAA
- a CDS encoding DIP1984 family protein, with amino-acid sequence MPLAEALIERADLQKRALQLQARLHTNAKTQEGETPAEDPAELLTELMGLYDRLDTLIARIHRSNMAARLPDGRTLTDALAHREVLDLRLTALRGVTEAASIQQTRQTRSELRYVSHLPVRDLQAQTDRLARERRKLETLIQQTNWQSPLLD; translated from the coding sequence ATGCCCCTCGCCGAAGCCCTCATCGAACGCGCCGACCTGCAGAAACGCGCCCTGCAACTCCAGGCCCGCCTCCACACCAACGCCAAAACCCAGGAAGGCGAAACGCCCGCCGAAGACCCCGCCGAACTCCTGACGGAACTGATGGGCCTCTACGACCGCCTCGACACCCTCATCGCCCGCATCCACCGCAGCAACATGGCGGCCCGCCTGCCGGACGGCCGCACCCTCACCGACGCCCTCGCCCACCGCGAAGTCCTCGACCTGCGCCTCACCGCCCTGCGCGGCGTCACCGAAGCCGCCAGCATCCAGCAGACCCGCCAGACCCGCTCCGAACTGCGCTACGTGTCACACCTCCCCGTCCGCGACCTGCAGGCCCAGACCGACCGCCTCGCCCGCGAACGCCGCAAACTCGAAACCCTGATCCAGCAGACCAACTGGCAAAGCCCCCTCCTCGACTGA